A genome region from Nocardia sp. NBC_01730 includes the following:
- a CDS encoding NAD(P)/FAD-dependent oxidoreductase: protein MKHRIVVLGAGYAGANAAGRLAKRLHPADVEITLVNADPEFVERVRMHQLAAGQELKSRVLTDVFADTGVRVVLARVTAVDADRKTVDIDAADGSREIAYDTLVYALGSDAADCGVPGVAEHAYTIAGKQSALRVRERLASLGAGATVLVVGGGLTGIEAATEIAEARPDLEVALVARGGLGDWLSEKAQQHLRRAFGRLGITVREHTDIARVERTGAGTTDGRTIPARMTVWTAGFAVHPIAAATTLRVSATGQVVVDDTMRSVSHPDVYAVGDAALAPGANGDPLRMSCASGVPTAYQAADAIAARLTGRKIPRNSIGYTGQCVSLGRRDAVVQWVTADDQPKPSAFTGRAAARLKEFVCKSAAWSISHPTSMLPSRRRHITTAEPIRALTA from the coding sequence ATGAAGCACCGCATCGTCGTTCTCGGCGCCGGATACGCTGGAGCCAACGCCGCCGGTCGGCTGGCCAAGCGGCTGCACCCCGCCGATGTCGAAATCACCCTCGTCAACGCCGATCCCGAGTTCGTCGAGCGGGTCCGCATGCACCAGCTGGCGGCAGGTCAGGAGCTGAAGAGCCGCGTGCTGACCGATGTCTTCGCCGACACGGGCGTGCGGGTGGTGTTGGCGCGGGTGACCGCGGTCGATGCCGACCGCAAGACGGTCGACATCGACGCCGCCGATGGCTCCCGCGAGATCGCCTACGACACTCTCGTTTACGCCCTCGGCAGCGACGCCGCCGACTGCGGTGTGCCCGGTGTGGCCGAGCACGCCTACACCATCGCCGGCAAGCAGTCCGCGCTGCGGGTGCGCGAGCGTCTGGCAAGCCTGGGCGCGGGTGCGACCGTGCTGGTCGTCGGTGGTGGCCTCACCGGAATCGAAGCCGCCACCGAAATCGCCGAAGCCCGACCGGATCTCGAGGTCGCCCTCGTTGCTCGCGGCGGCCTCGGCGACTGGCTGAGCGAGAAGGCGCAACAGCATCTGCGCAGAGCGTTCGGCCGGCTCGGCATCACCGTGCGCGAGCACACCGATATCGCCCGCGTCGAGCGGACCGGCGCGGGCACCACCGACGGCCGCACGATCCCGGCCCGAATGACCGTGTGGACAGCCGGTTTCGCCGTCCACCCGATCGCCGCGGCCACCACCCTGCGGGTGTCGGCGACGGGGCAGGTCGTCGTCGATGACACGATGCGGTCGGTCTCGCACCCCGACGTCTACGCCGTCGGCGACGCCGCGCTCGCCCCCGGGGCGAACGGCGATCCGCTGCGCATGTCCTGCGCCTCGGGTGTCCCTACGGCCTATCAGGCCGCTGACGCCATCGCCGCACGCCTGACCGGCCGAAAGATTCCGCGCAATTCGATCGGCTACACCGGCCAGTGCGTCAGCCTCGGTCGCCGCGACGCCGTCGTGCAGTGGGTCACCGCCGACGATCAGCCCAAGCCCTCCGCCTTCACCGGCCGGGCGGCCGCGCGACTCAAGGAGTTCGTCTGCAAGAGCGCGGCTTGGAGCATCTCGCACCCGACATCGATGCTCCCGTCCCGCCGCCGTCACATCACCACCGCCGAGCCGATCCGCGCCCTCACCGCGTGA
- the sigJ gene encoding RNA polymerase sigma factor SigJ, translated as MSAGARAVEVFENSRARLEAIAYRLLGSASDAEDAVQDTFVRWHAADREFVETPEAWLTKVLTNICLNQLASARARREAYVGQWLPEPIFAGDRMFGPADTVEQRESVSIAMLTLMERLSAKERVVYVLREAFGYAHSEIAEILDLTESNCYQIYRRAKQHVANDRTRVEVDEAAARKVVEEFLAAALSGNTDSLVRLLADDAVSAGDGGGVVTSLPHPITGALRVARFLRRLFEPTADKWATIGGRADLFAAVVNGVPALVIMVGDRVVGVITLEVTTNGIAAVHTQANPSKLERATRHWAASEHADPLLAGW; from the coding sequence ATGTCGGCTGGTGCGCGTGCGGTTGAGGTGTTCGAGAACTCCAGGGCGCGATTGGAGGCGATCGCGTATCGCCTGTTGGGTTCGGCGAGCGATGCCGAGGACGCGGTACAGGATACGTTTGTGCGCTGGCACGCCGCTGACCGCGAGTTCGTCGAGACGCCCGAGGCGTGGCTGACGAAGGTGCTCACCAACATCTGCCTCAACCAGCTCGCATCGGCACGGGCACGGCGAGAGGCATATGTGGGCCAGTGGCTGCCCGAGCCGATCTTTGCCGGGGACCGTATGTTCGGCCCGGCCGACACCGTCGAGCAGCGCGAATCGGTGTCGATCGCAATGCTCACCCTGATGGAACGGCTGTCAGCCAAGGAACGCGTCGTGTACGTGCTACGCGAGGCATTCGGCTACGCGCACAGCGAGATCGCCGAAATCCTCGATCTCACCGAGTCCAACTGCTATCAGATCTACCGGCGCGCCAAACAACACGTGGCCAACGACCGGACCCGCGTGGAAGTCGATGAGGCTGCCGCCCGCAAGGTCGTCGAGGAGTTCCTGGCCGCGGCGCTCAGCGGCAACACCGACTCGCTGGTGCGATTGCTGGCTGACGACGCGGTCAGTGCGGGCGATGGTGGTGGCGTGGTGACGTCTCTGCCGCATCCGATCACCGGCGCGCTGCGGGTGGCGCGGTTCCTGCGCCGCCTGTTCGAGCCCACTGCGGACAAGTGGGCGACGATCGGCGGCCGTGCCGACCTGTTCGCCGCAGTGGTCAATGGCGTGCCCGCACTCGTGATCATGGTCGGGGATCGGGTCGTCGGCGTCATCACCCTGGAGGTGACAACCAACGGCATCGCGGCCGTCCACACGCAAGCCAACCCGAGCAAGCTCGAACGGGCCACACGCCACTGGGCCGCATCCGAGCACGCAGACCCCCTCCTCGCGGGGTGGTGA
- a CDS encoding NAD(P)/FAD-dependent oxidoreductase, with amino-acid sequence MNTDTTTREIVVVGAGYTGMLAAIRLARNTRKLDVRITLVNPSVRFTERLRMHQVAAGQELANHDIPALLTGSGVDFHQAAATTIDAEARLITLDNGAILHYDNLVYALGSSTDTSTVPGANEHAWTLNDPRLAHRFSQRLTEVALAGGRVSVCGGGLTGIEAAAEIAEAHPGLTVTLVSHAEPGSMMGDKARAYLNRVLDRLGVVRRVGVKVTKVLPDAVRLDTGELIASELTLWTTGVKVSPLAAQAGIATDAKGLIITDPTLRSVSHPEIHAIGDAALVQQNWGQVHGTCQSGLPTAAYTADTLARLLHGKTVKPFRYGYFHQPVSLGRKDAVIQFTNADDTPNRWYLKGKAAVAYKQSVSSTPPLAFKMSKYMKAQVQLSKGGRATRETA; translated from the coding sequence ATGAACACCGACACCACCACCCGAGAAATCGTCGTCGTCGGCGCCGGCTACACCGGCATGCTGGCCGCCATCCGGCTGGCTCGCAATACCCGCAAACTGGATGTGCGCATCACTTTGGTGAACCCCTCGGTCCGCTTCACCGAGCGGCTGCGCATGCACCAGGTCGCCGCCGGCCAGGAATTGGCCAACCACGATATTCCCGCCCTGCTGACCGGTTCGGGCGTCGACTTCCACCAGGCCGCCGCCACCACCATCGACGCCGAGGCCCGCCTGATCACCCTCGACAACGGCGCGATCCTGCACTACGATAACCTCGTCTACGCGCTCGGTAGCAGCACCGACACGAGCACCGTCCCCGGGGCGAACGAGCACGCCTGGACACTCAACGATCCCCGCCTGGCGCACCGCTTTTCGCAGCGCCTGACCGAAGTGGCCCTGGCCGGTGGCCGTGTCTCCGTCTGCGGCGGCGGACTTACCGGCATCGAAGCCGCCGCCGAGATCGCCGAGGCACACCCGGGCCTGACCGTCACGCTCGTCAGCCATGCCGAACCCGGCTCGATGATGGGAGACAAGGCCCGCGCCTACCTGAACCGAGTCCTCGACCGGCTCGGCGTGGTCCGCAGGGTCGGCGTAAAGGTCACCAAGGTGCTGCCTGATGCCGTGCGACTGGACACCGGTGAACTGATCGCCTCGGAGCTGACCTTGTGGACCACCGGCGTCAAGGTCTCACCACTGGCCGCTCAGGCCGGAATAGCCACGGACGCAAAAGGTCTCATCATCACCGACCCCACCCTGCGCTCGGTGTCGCACCCGGAGATCCACGCCATCGGTGACGCCGCGCTGGTTCAGCAGAACTGGGGCCAGGTCCACGGCACCTGCCAGAGTGGTTTGCCCACCGCCGCCTACACCGCCGACACCCTGGCCCGGCTGCTGCACGGCAAGACCGTGAAGCCATTCCGCTACGGCTACTTCCACCAGCCGGTGAGCCTGGGCCGCAAGGACGCCGTCATCCAGTTCACCAATGCCGATGACACCCCGAACCGCTGGTACCTCAAGGGCAAGGCCGCAGTCGCCTATAAGCAGTCGGTGAGCAGCACCCCGCCGCTGGCCTTCAAGATGAGCAAGTACATGAAGGCGCAGGTGCAGCTGTCCAAGGGCGGCCGCGCCACCCGCGAGACCGCATGA
- a CDS encoding RNA polymerase sigma-70 factor: MQDHNTDRQPRAAERTDAPIDPFVEHRRLLFSTAYQMLGSVADTEDILQNAWLKWNAADRASVEHPKSYLIRTVTNLSLNRLTSARATRETYVGPWLPEPLLTAPDTAEEIEMADTVSTAMLVVLETLNPTERAVFVLREVFGYTYAEIGGFLDRPEATVRQISHRARNHVQARRLRFDADDESRREITDKFMAACHGGDLSALMELLAPDVTLWNDGGGIVTAARRPLHGPDHVARWMLGVMAKPVSAGIRLTSAIVNGELSIIGVIGDYRVGALTYDIVNGRIENIRFQVNPTKLGGIQSAGEASSEGL; the protein is encoded by the coding sequence ATGCAGGACCACAACACCGATAGGCAGCCCCGCGCCGCCGAGCGGACCGACGCACCGATCGACCCCTTCGTCGAACACCGCCGCCTGCTCTTCAGCACCGCCTACCAGATGCTCGGCAGCGTCGCCGACACCGAGGACATCCTGCAGAATGCCTGGCTGAAATGGAACGCGGCAGACCGGGCTTCGGTCGAGCACCCCAAGTCCTACCTGATCCGCACCGTCACCAACCTCTCGCTCAACCGCCTCACCTCCGCCCGGGCCACCCGCGAAACCTATGTCGGGCCATGGCTTCCCGAACCGCTGCTCACCGCACCCGACACCGCCGAGGAGATCGAAATGGCCGACACCGTGTCGACCGCCATGCTGGTCGTCCTCGAAACCCTCAATCCCACCGAGCGCGCTGTCTTCGTACTGCGCGAGGTGTTCGGTTACACCTACGCCGAAATCGGCGGCTTCCTGGACCGCCCCGAGGCGACCGTCCGTCAGATCTCGCACCGTGCGCGCAATCACGTGCAGGCCCGCCGCCTGCGCTTCGACGCCGACGACGAATCCCGCAGGGAGATCACCGACAAGTTCATGGCCGCCTGCCACGGCGGCGACCTCAGCGCCCTCATGGAACTGCTCGCCCCCGACGTGACCTTGTGGAACGACGGTGGCGGCATCGTCACTGCGGCCCGCCGCCCGCTGCACGGCCCGGACCATGTGGCGCGCTGGATGCTGGGCGTCATGGCCAAGCCGGTCTCCGCCGGCATCCGCCTCACCTCCGCCATTGTCAATGGCGAACTCAGCATTATCGGCGTGATCGGAGACTACCGGGTCGGCGCGCTCACCTACGACATCGTCAACGGCCGCATCGAAAACATTCGCTTCCAGGTCAATCCGACCAAGCTCGGTGGAATCCAGTCCGCGGGCGAAGCCTCCTCTGAGGGACTGTAA
- the aroA gene encoding 3-phosphoshikimate 1-carboxyvinyltransferase, giving the protein MTFWPAPHVDVPVHATVTLPGSKSITNRALILAALADGPSTITGALRSRDTNLMIAALCALGARIEGDGDTLSVTPAALRGGTVDCGLAGTVMRFLPSVAALASGDVAFDGDEQARIRPLRTILDALRSLGADIDGDALPFTVHGTGALRGGTVTIDASGSSQFVSGLLLSAARFAEGLVVHHDGKALPSMPHIEMTVEMLRRADVRVQAPADNRRAQIWTVEHGPIRAVDWEVEPDLSNATPFLAAAAVTGGEVSIPHWPRLTTQPGDVIREILVRMGADARIFDGVLTVHGPDRLAGIDIDLHDVGELTPTVAALAALADSPSSLRGIAHLRGHETDRLAALSTEINRLGGRVTETEDGLEIVPAELHGGKWHSYADHRMATAGAILGLRLPGIEIEDIGTTAKTLPNFVSLWERMLDPALSGQGGVR; this is encoded by the coding sequence GTGACTTTCTGGCCAGCGCCCCATGTCGATGTCCCCGTGCACGCGACCGTGACCCTGCCCGGATCCAAATCGATCACGAACCGGGCCCTCATCCTGGCCGCCTTGGCCGACGGACCCTCGACGATCACAGGCGCGCTGCGCAGTCGGGACACGAACCTGATGATCGCCGCGCTGTGCGCGCTCGGCGCGCGCATCGAGGGTGACGGCGACACACTGTCCGTCACCCCGGCCGCGCTGCGCGGCGGCACGGTCGACTGCGGACTCGCGGGCACCGTGATGCGCTTCCTCCCGTCGGTCGCGGCGCTGGCGTCCGGCGATGTCGCGTTCGACGGTGACGAGCAGGCCAGGATCCGCCCGCTTCGCACGATCCTCGACGCATTGCGCAGCCTCGGCGCCGACATCGACGGCGACGCGCTTCCGTTCACGGTGCACGGAACCGGCGCGCTGCGGGGCGGCACGGTGACTATCGATGCGTCCGGGTCGTCTCAGTTCGTGTCGGGCCTGTTGCTTTCGGCGGCCCGCTTCGCGGAGGGTCTCGTCGTGCACCACGACGGCAAGGCGCTGCCCTCGATGCCGCACATCGAGATGACCGTCGAGATGCTGCGCCGCGCCGACGTGCGGGTCCAGGCGCCGGCGGACAACCGCAGGGCGCAGATCTGGACCGTCGAGCATGGTCCGATCCGGGCGGTGGATTGGGAGGTCGAGCCGGATCTGTCCAACGCAACCCCGTTCCTTGCCGCGGCCGCGGTCACCGGCGGTGAGGTCAGCATCCCGCACTGGCCACGGTTGACCACTCAGCCGGGCGACGTGATCCGCGAGATCCTGGTGCGGATGGGCGCCGACGCGCGAATCTTCGACGGCGTCCTGACCGTGCACGGCCCCGACCGGCTCGCGGGCATCGACATCGACCTGCACGACGTGGGCGAGCTGACCCCGACCGTCGCCGCGCTGGCCGCGCTGGCCGATTCCCCGTCCTCACTGCGCGGGATCGCGCACCTGCGCGGACACGAGACCGACCGGCTGGCCGCATTGTCCACCGAGATCAACCGGCTCGGCGGTAGGGTCACCGAAACCGAGGACGGGCTGGAGATCGTGCCCGCGGAGTTGCACGGCGGCAAGTGGCACTCCTACGCCGATCACCGGATGGCAACGGCGGGAGCAATTCTCGGCCTTCGGCTGCCCGGCATCGAGATCGAGGACATCGGGACTACCGCCAAGACGCTACCGAACTTCGTCTCACTGTGGGAGCGGATGCTCGACCCCGCGCTATCCGGCCAAGGAGGAGTGCGCTGA
- the rsgA gene encoding ribosome small subunit-dependent GTPase A encodes MVVSVDRGRWGCVLGGDPDRLIVAMRARELGRTPIVVGDQVDVVGDLSGKPDTLARIVRVADRRTVLRRTADDTDPFERIVVGNAEKLFIVVALADPPPRTGFVERAMVAAYAGGLQPILCLTKHDLAADSEFASSFDDLDLIIIYGGVDDPLEPVLELLDGRLTALIGHSGVGKSTLVNRLVPEADRAVGEVSGVGKGKHTSTQSVAIPLPDGGWVIDTPGVRSFGLAHITPDDVIAAFDDLAAAIEDCPRGCTHLGPPADPECALDNLPGRERRVAAIRMLLNALISNESWS; translated from the coding sequence ATGGTGGTCTCCGTCGACCGCGGCCGCTGGGGGTGTGTACTCGGTGGCGATCCGGATCGGCTGATCGTCGCCATGCGAGCAAGAGAACTCGGGCGCACTCCCATCGTGGTCGGCGACCAGGTGGATGTGGTCGGCGACCTGTCCGGAAAGCCGGACACCCTTGCCCGCATCGTGCGGGTCGCCGACCGTCGAACGGTATTGCGCCGCACCGCCGACGACACCGATCCGTTCGAGCGGATCGTGGTGGGCAATGCCGAAAAACTGTTCATCGTGGTCGCCCTGGCCGACCCGCCGCCGCGCACCGGTTTCGTCGAGCGCGCGATGGTCGCGGCGTATGCTGGTGGACTGCAGCCGATCCTGTGCCTGACCAAGCACGACTTGGCCGCCGACTCCGAATTCGCCTCGTCTTTCGATGATCTGGATCTCATCATCATCTACGGCGGCGTCGACGACCCGCTGGAGCCGGTGCTTGAACTGCTCGACGGCAGGCTAACCGCCCTGATCGGGCATTCTGGTGTCGGCAAGTCGACGTTGGTGAATCGTCTTGTGCCGGAAGCAGATCGGGCGGTAGGCGAGGTTTCCGGCGTCGGTAAGGGCAAACACACCTCCACACAGTCGGTGGCCATCCCCCTTCCCGATGGCGGCTGGGTCATCGACACCCCGGGCGTCCGCTCCTTCGGCTTGGCCCACATCACCCCCGACGACGTCATCGCCGCCTTCGACGATCTGGCCGCCGCCATCGAGGATTGCCCTCGCGGCTGCACCCACCTCGGGCCACCGGCCGACCCCGAATGTGCCCTCGACAACCTCCCCGGCAGGGAACGGCGGGTTGCCGCCATCCGCATGTTGCTGAACGCCCTCATCTCCAACGAGAGCTGGTCCTGA
- the secA gene encoding preprotein translocase subunit SecA yields the protein MPALTLTRLLRIGEGRIVKRLSHFADQVLDLESDYELLTDAELRGKTDEFRERYAEMVEDGETDPLGQLMAEAFAVAREASWRVLSQKHYKVQVMGGAALHTGNISEMKTGEGKTLTCVLPAYLNAISGDGVHVVTVNDYLAKRDAEWMGRVHRFLGLEVGVILSGMTPAQRRTAYNADITYGTNNEFGFDYLRDNMTHSLDDLVQRGHNFAIVDEVDSILIDEARTPLIISGPADASSKWYAEFARIAPLLKKDLHYEVDIKKRTIGVHEAGVEFVEDQLGIDNLYEAANSPLVSYLNNAIKAKELYARDKDYIVRDGEVIIVDEFTGRILVGRRYNEGMHQAIEAKEQVEIQPENQTLATITLQNYFRLYDKLSGMTGTAETEAAELHQIYTLGVVPIPTNKPMVRADQSDLIYKTEEAKFAAVVDDVTERHENGQPVLIGTTSVERSEYLSKQFTKRGIPHNVLNAKFHEKEAEIIAEAGRPGAVTVATNMAGRGTDVVLGGNPDIITDILLRKQGLDPVETPEEYERAWLPTLDQVKAQTAEDADAVREAGGLYVLGTERHESRRIDNQLRGRSGRQGDPGESRFYLSLGDELMRRFNGAALEAIMTRLNLPDDVPIEAKMVSKAIKSAQTQVEQQNFEIRKNVLKYDEVMNQQRTVIYGERNRILRGEDMEGQVQSMITDVISAYVDGATAEGYVEDWDLDKLWTALKTLYPVDVDYKDLTGETEIGEAGELTHDELLEALLDDAHDAYERREDEIDGLAGAGSMRNLERQVLLSVLDRKWREHLYEMDYLKEGIGLRAMAQRDPLVEYQREGFDMFAAMLDGLKEESVGFLFNLQVEVQQPQPEGVAVDPGLRSPVGAMTAPRPLPAEEARVANGVPAALRAKGIDESGPRGFSYSGPSGPDEGGRAAVHSDAEEYGTDGTQPTRRERREAARTESKGRRGPKSRRRH from the coding sequence GTGCCTGCGCTGACACTGACGAGGTTGCTACGGATTGGTGAGGGTCGCATTGTCAAGCGGCTCTCGCATTTCGCGGACCAGGTGCTCGACCTCGAGTCGGACTACGAGTTGCTCACCGACGCCGAGCTGCGCGGCAAGACGGACGAGTTCCGCGAGCGCTACGCCGAGATGGTCGAGGACGGCGAGACCGATCCGCTCGGCCAGCTGATGGCCGAGGCGTTCGCGGTCGCGCGCGAGGCGTCCTGGCGGGTGCTCAGCCAGAAGCACTACAAGGTACAGGTCATGGGCGGCGCCGCGCTGCACACCGGCAACATCTCCGAGATGAAGACCGGCGAGGGCAAGACCCTCACCTGTGTGCTGCCCGCCTACCTGAACGCGATCAGCGGCGACGGCGTGCACGTCGTCACAGTGAACGACTACCTGGCCAAGCGTGACGCCGAGTGGATGGGCCGCGTGCACCGCTTCCTCGGTCTCGAGGTGGGCGTGATCCTGTCCGGCATGACCCCCGCCCAGCGGCGGACGGCCTACAACGCGGACATCACCTACGGAACGAACAACGAGTTCGGCTTCGACTACCTGCGCGACAACATGACCCACTCGCTGGACGACCTGGTGCAGCGCGGACACAACTTCGCGATCGTCGACGAGGTCGACTCGATCCTGATCGACGAGGCGCGCACCCCGCTGATCATCTCCGGTCCGGCCGACGCCTCCTCGAAGTGGTATGCCGAGTTCGCGCGCATCGCGCCGCTGCTGAAAAAGGATCTGCACTACGAGGTCGACATCAAGAAGCGCACGATCGGCGTGCACGAGGCGGGCGTCGAATTCGTCGAGGATCAGCTCGGCATCGACAACCTGTACGAGGCCGCCAACTCGCCGCTGGTGAGCTACCTGAACAACGCCATCAAGGCCAAGGAGCTCTACGCCCGCGACAAGGACTACATCGTCCGCGACGGTGAGGTGATCATCGTCGACGAGTTCACCGGCCGCATCCTGGTCGGGCGCCGCTACAACGAAGGTATGCACCAGGCGATCGAGGCCAAGGAACAGGTCGAGATCCAGCCGGAGAACCAGACGCTGGCCACCATCACGCTGCAGAACTACTTCCGCCTCTACGACAAGCTGTCCGGCATGACCGGCACCGCCGAGACCGAGGCCGCCGAGCTGCACCAGATCTACACCCTCGGCGTGGTCCCGATCCCGACGAACAAGCCGATGGTCCGTGCCGACCAGTCGGACCTGATCTACAAGACCGAAGAGGCCAAGTTCGCCGCCGTCGTCGACGACGTCACTGAGCGGCACGAGAACGGCCAACCGGTGCTGATCGGTACCACCAGCGTCGAGCGGTCGGAGTACTTGTCCAAGCAATTCACCAAGCGCGGCATCCCGCACAACGTGCTGAACGCGAAGTTCCACGAGAAGGAAGCCGAGATCATCGCCGAGGCCGGACGGCCGGGCGCGGTGACCGTCGCGACGAACATGGCCGGTCGTGGTACTGACGTCGTGCTCGGCGGCAACCCGGACATCATTACAGACATCCTGCTCCGCAAGCAGGGTCTCGACCCGGTCGAGACGCCCGAGGAGTACGAGCGGGCCTGGCTGCCGACCCTGGATCAGGTCAAGGCGCAGACCGCCGAGGACGCCGACGCGGTGCGTGAGGCGGGCGGCCTGTATGTGCTCGGCACCGAGCGCCACGAGTCGCGCCGCATCGACAATCAGCTGCGCGGTCGGTCCGGCCGTCAGGGCGACCCCGGCGAGTCCCGCTTCTACCTGTCGCTGGGCGACGAGCTGATGCGCCGCTTCAACGGTGCCGCGCTGGAAGCGATCATGACCCGGCTGAACCTGCCCGACGACGTGCCGATCGAGGCGAAGATGGTCTCCAAGGCCATCAAGAGCGCGCAGACCCAGGTCGAGCAGCAGAACTTCGAGATCCGCAAGAACGTCCTCAAGTACGACGAGGTGATGAACCAGCAGCGCACCGTCATCTACGGCGAGCGCAACCGGATCCTGCGCGGCGAGGACATGGAGGGCCAGGTCCAGAGCATGATCACGGACGTGATCTCCGCGTATGTGGACGGCGCCACCGCCGAGGGGTACGTCGAGGACTGGGATCTGGACAAGCTGTGGACGGCGCTCAAGACGCTGTACCCGGTGGACGTCGACTACAAGGATCTGACCGGCGAAACCGAGATCGGCGAAGCAGGCGAGCTGACCCACGACGAATTGCTCGAGGCGCTGCTGGACGACGCGCACGATGCCTATGAGCGCCGCGAAGACGAGATCGACGGACTCGCGGGTGCGGGCAGCATGCGCAATCTCGAACGGCAGGTGCTGCTTTCGGTGCTCGACCGCAAGTGGCGCGAGCACCTCTACGAAATGGACTACCTCAAGGAGGGCATCGGCCTGCGCGCCATGGCGCAGCGCGACCCGCTGGTCGAGTACCAGCGGGAGGGCTTCGACATGTTCGCCGCGATGCTCGACGGCCTGAAGGAAGAGTCGGTCGGCTTCCTGTTCAACCTCCAGGTCGAGGTGCAGCAGCCGCAGCCGGAGGGCGTCGCGGTCGACCCCGGCCTGCGTTCGCCGGTCGGCGCCATGACCGCGCCGCGCCCCCTGCCCGCCGAGGAGGCACGCGTCGCCAACGGTGTCCCGGCCGCCTTGCGCGCCAAGGGCATCGACGAGAGCGGCCCGCGCGGGTTCAGCTACTCGGGTCCGTCAGGTCCGGACGAGGGCGGTCGCGCCGCGGTACACAGCGATGCCGAGGAATACGGCACGGACGGTACCCAGCCCACCCGTCGCGAGCGCCGTGAAGCCGCCCGCACCGAGTCGAAGGGCAGGCGCGGACCGAAGTCGCGTCGCAGGCACTGA
- a CDS encoding WS/DGAT/MGAT family O-acyltransferase, producing the protein MITRLTPQDASFYRLESSSNPIHIGSLAIVRNTDSGAGSTAPILNYDRLVDLVEGRLPLVPRYRRRVREIPLSLGRPVWVEDSRFDITYHIRRSALPAPGTDQQLYELVARLASHPLDQSRPLWEMYLIEGLADDRCAIFTKSHSALVDGDTALEIGHVILDAGPAPRELADDAWIAPREPSDVELLVGALADLAAQPRKALEVARDATASAFAVVGTAGKAVDSVVSAVRAAATGAPDSPLNGPTSRSRRFDVVRTDLEGYRTIRTRFDCSTNDAILAVVTGALRNWLLSRGEALTESTTLRAVVPMSVYVEGNGGDRLKPAGEVSSFLIDLPVGEPNPVMRLSHISHATELNGRHQRGVRARTLVHLAGFAPASLHAMSVRAASTFAEHTFNLVITNAPGPQTPMFIGGARMLEMYPVAPLLRNQASSIGITSYDGCVFFGLNADRDAMADIGVLAASVRDSMEEMLGACV; encoded by the coding sequence GTGATCACGAGACTGACGCCGCAGGACGCGTCGTTCTACCGGCTCGAGTCGAGCAGCAATCCGATCCACATCGGCTCCCTCGCGATCGTCCGGAACACCGACTCCGGCGCAGGCTCCACTGCGCCGATCCTGAACTACGACCGGCTGGTCGACCTGGTCGAAGGCAGGCTCCCGCTGGTGCCGAGGTACCGGCGCAGGGTGCGGGAGATCCCGCTGTCGCTCGGACGGCCGGTCTGGGTCGAGGACAGCCGCTTCGACATCACCTACCACATCCGACGCTCGGCGCTGCCTGCTCCTGGCACCGATCAGCAGCTGTACGAACTGGTCGCCCGGCTCGCCTCCCACCCCCTGGATCAGAGCAGGCCGCTGTGGGAGATGTATCTGATCGAAGGTCTGGCCGACGACCGCTGTGCGATCTTCACCAAGTCGCACTCGGCACTCGTGGATGGAGATACCGCGCTGGAGATCGGCCACGTGATCCTCGATGCCGGACCCGCACCGCGCGAGCTGGCCGACGACGCCTGGATCGCGCCGCGCGAACCCAGCGACGTCGAACTGCTGGTCGGCGCGCTGGCCGACCTCGCGGCGCAGCCACGCAAGGCGCTGGAGGTCGCCCGCGACGCGACCGCGAGCGCGTTCGCGGTGGTCGGCACGGCGGGCAAGGCGGTGGACTCGGTGGTGTCGGCGGTGCGGGCCGCGGCGACCGGCGCGCCGGACAGCCCGCTGAACGGCCCTACCTCCCGCAGCCGTCGCTTCGACGTGGTACGCACCGACCTGGAGGGCTACCGCACGATCCGCACCCGATTCGACTGCTCGACCAACGACGCGATCCTCGCGGTGGTCACCGGCGCGCTGCGCAACTGGCTGCTGTCGCGCGGCGAGGCGCTCACCGAGTCGACCACGCTGCGAGCGGTCGTACCCATGTCGGTCTATGTCGAAGGGAACGGTGGGGATCGGCTGAAGCCGGCGGGCGAGGTGTCGTCGTTCCTGATCGATCTTCCGGTCGGCGAGCCGAATCCGGTGATGCGCCTGTCGCACATCTCGCACGCCACCGAACTCAATGGCAGACACCAACGCGGCGTCCGCGCGCGCACCCTCGTTCATCTGGCCGGGTTCGCTCCGGCCAGCCTGCATGCGATGAGCGTGCGCGCGGCGAGTACGTTCGCAGAGCACACGTTCAACTTGGTGATCACCAACGCGCCGGGTCCGCAGACGCCGATGTTCATCGGCGGCGCGCGGATGCTGGAGATGTACCCGGTGGCGCCACTGCTGCGCAACCAGGCGTCGAGCATCGGGATCACGTCCTACGACGGATGCGTTTTCTTCGGACTCAACGCCGACCGCGACGCGATGGCCGACATCGGCGTGCTCGCCGCGTCGGTGCGCGATTCCATGGAGGAGATGCTCGGTGCCTGCGTCTGA